The Falco peregrinus isolate bFalPer1 chromosome 11, bFalPer1.pri, whole genome shotgun sequence genome includes the window TTAAACCATTAAAAGTTGGAGGAGCTGTAGAACTGGAGGAGCATAATGAACATTcagtgcttgcttttaaaattatctctACCTCTTCTTGCATTTAATATGGTATAAAACATAAATGCTCCAAAGTTGTCAGCCATTACAGTTGTGTAAAACAGATGTTAGTGAAATAAGAAATGAGCTTTCATACAGGTGAAAAATCTCTTGCTAACAACCCTGGATCTTGAATCGCAGAATAATTAGAGCCTGTGTTATGGGTAGACAGCACAAGCTTCCTCCCACGTTGCTTCCTCTCTCAGTGGTATGTTTCAATCCCACCTACAGGAGGTGGAAAGGGAAACTTCTGACTTCTAGCCTGtcaagtttttctttctttgttaaGCCTAGTAAGGAGGCTACCAACTGCAGTACTAGTTTTTCTAAATTGGAAAATTTACTGAAGACAGCTGTTGTTAAGAGAATGGATACTACAGAGATTTGTAATGTATGACTTAGACAGAAAACAATGAACCGATCAACAGATAAACTGACAGACACAATGCAGATTTATCAGACACTGCTAATGCTACTTGGTGCCAGTTCTACCTCCGTTCAAAGTCAAATTAGTGACCTAAGAGTAAAAGACCTCATATCCTGCTTTCCATATCTCTGCCATCATCAGAGGACCAAACAGCAATTGCATTTACCTGTAGATCAGGACTTCATCATCCGAGCAATTATACTGCAGCTGATACATTTTTACCCGAGGGGCTGACTTGCTCACTGTCCACTTGACCAAAGCTGAGGTAGTGGTCACGTCTGACACCAGGACAGCCCTTTCTGGTGGTCCTTTTGTTTCCCCACGATTAGACTTGCTGGAGCTGGTGATGTCCGAGAGCCTGGATTTTGGTGGGGCTGCTCGGCCTGTGCCATTGCTGAGGTGGGGGAGCTGAACAATTGAGAGCTCAATTGTTGCAGTGGACTCTCCGGCAGCATTGGCTGCTATGCATGTGAAAGTCCCGTAATCCTTGGAGGTGGTGATGAGGATATCTAAGGTGCCATTGTCATAGACAGCTGTCCTCGAAGAGTTTCCGATGAGACGGTCATCAGGGGCCACCCAGTGAATAATGGGGGTGGGATCCCCGATggctttgcatttcagtgtggCAGTTTGCCCTTCTAAAACCAGCAACTTGTGAGTATGTTGTGTAATAAGAGGAGGCTCGCAAACAAATTCTTCCTCCCTTACATACCAGAAGTACCTTCCCTTTAGACCTGGAGGAGAAGCACAAGTTTCCATATCGTCATCTCTGTCAAGTCGCCTCAACCACAGTAGTTCACAGTTGCAATGCAGCGGGTTGCCCCCAAAGCTGAGAGACAAAGGAGGAGAAAACGGGGTAACAGCTAATGGAATTACTTGAGATCTGGCAAATATAGGGTCGGGGGGAAGCTTCTGAAGTCTGTTGGATGTTAGATCTAGCCTAGCCAATTTCTGAAGATCTGCAAACGTCCCTTCTGTAATATAATCTATCAGGTTATGATCTAAACTCAGCTGGTGCAAGTTTATCATTTTCCTTATAGATTCCCAGGGAATGCTTCGGAGGTTATTGTAGGAAAGGTCTAAGTCTTCCAATGTCAGCAAAAAGTCCTCAAAGGCTTCATCAGAGATGCTGCTTAGCTGGTTGttgtttaaaatcaaatgcTGAAGGTTAATTAAGCCTCTCAAGATATCCTCTCCAATGTCAGGCAGCCTGTTGCTGTCCAGATGTAAAGACCGAAGGCTCTCCAAGTCAGTGAAAGAGTAGGGCTGGATGTAACTGATGGTGTTTCTGGACAAAGTAAGATCAACAAGTCCAGACATATTGGCAAAATCCTGTCGGCTGATGTTAATAATGAAGTTGCCCCCAAGTCGGAGTTCAACTGTCCTTCGATCTATGTCTAGTGGTACAAACAGGAGACCCTTGGAGGGACACAAAGTCCCCAGTGACTCAGACAGGTTCTGACAGACACAGTATTTGGGACAAGCGTTGACCATGACAGCCGTTCCAAACACCAAGATGCTGCAGAGCAATTTTTCCATGGTAAATCACGCAACAGTACctgcaagaaacaaaaagagttACAAGGAACATCAGCAGTTATGATATAACACTTTTCCTCTTATGTTTTACCTAACATCTACCTCCAGAGAGACTTCGCAGTGCCTCCACTCAGGAGTGACACCTAAAGTGATCAGCACTCTGGGATGGGAAGGTTATGTGTTAGAGCAACATGTTTCTGCACATAATGCATTtctttctaacaaaaaaaaaaaaaaaaaaaagtggttttcatTCGAAATCTGAATAGGATACGAATCGTTCATGCTTGTGCCTGGTAATAGTCTTGTGACTACCTATTTTCTAGCTAcgcttttaaaatttttattggGTAGCTGGTAGAGGACAACGCCTGCTGTCAGACTGCATGGCTTACTTGAAACCCTGAAAGATTTCATTTGGAATAGTGCCTGCTTCTTTGAGGGTAGAAGCTGTCATACAGTAATTACATACTGCTGCATAATAATGTGGAATTAGTCTTAGGGTTGAAAGAGCTGATTTTATGGATAAAAATAACTGCATATTTACCCTTCAGTAATGTGGTTAGTAATGTCCATGTAATTATCTGGCCAGTCCTGGGGCAAGTCAGTTCACTTGCCCACCCATAATAAAATTCATGATAAGCAGCACAGGAAGCAGAAATCATTTGCATAATTGTCACCTGGATTCACCTTGCAGTCAGCCAACCTATGGGAAGGATGGCATCATCTAGCTCCAAAGAGAAGGGATGCAGGGAAAACCTGTGCCACCTTAGGCTCCTGGTAAGCTTTCTGATGACCTCATGCTCTCACACTTCAAACCTTTATGTGGCAGCAACAGCGAAGCTCGCACCTGCACCCACAGCCATCCCTTGCATCCTGCCCATTTCTCTTTGCACCATTATAACCCCTTTTTATAAATCTTTTCCAGCTTAAGTTGCAAGTCTTTAAAGAATTTCCAGGCTGACTCAGAGGGCCAGTTGTGGCTGGGGGAAGTTGCAGTCCTGCTTCAGATTTGGGTATATCTTCTTACATAGGTTTGCTGACATTTTTCCTACATGTGCAGGACATAGgtaaacttgttttctttctatctCTCCCTTGCCCAGATCCTACTACTAAGGAGGGCTGACGAGTGGGCAGATCATTCATTTCTAAGCCTCGTTCTTCCTCTGAAGGAAGGGACAGGTTGACAaagagctgtatttttctgagaGTTTTTTTGCCAAGACAGTGCATTCTAGTCTTCAAGCTCGTCACTTGTCACGGTAGCTACAGGCGTAATTCAGGCTATAACTTCCAACATGGCCATTTTGCCTCTATTTAACCTATATCACCCCACTATATAAACTTGCATCCCTGTCCTCAGTCCTTGGTATATGCCATACCCCTTCTCAGTCATGCAGGTGCTCATAcatttggtttttggttttttggttttttttttggcatttgtgTTTCAAGAGCAGTTATGGCACAATAAGAGATGAGACAAATCAATTGCCCCTCCAGTGCCTAAACAGTGGATGGCAGTCAGTCACCTGTGCCTAAGCTGCTTCTCTTACTGCTGTACATGATGGGATAATACAGTGTCTCACAATGACTCCAATAATCAGCCCTACAAGGCTACTCAAACTTTAGCAAACATGTGACAccagaaacacatttcacagAACAGTCACATCGCAGTTACTTACACTTCATCATACAACTGAAATTACCATTATGTGgatattttataataaagaaaTTCTAGAAGTTAGTTCTTAATCCCCCAGTAACAcacaacaaacacaaaagaaaatctattaCGTTGGTACTTTTTTGCTTTAACTCTTTAAAGGGGTCTTGCTCCACTTCCCTgtgaaaggaatgaaaactgCGGCCCTATATTTTGGTCTCTGTCCAACGGTGGCCAATTCCTCTCCTGGGTAAGGTGATTTGGTTTCTCATCTATAGAATATGTGAAATGACTCAGAAAGAAGGATCTGTAGAAATGCAAGATGTTATGAATGCTGAACTATGTATAGTGTGTTCTTTGCGGCAAGGTTTTCTGTATGGTGTGATGTTAGTAATTATATACTGTTATTATATTTCATAGCAGAGGAAAGGACTGAAGCATCTGTGTTTGCTGAACTCTGCAAACAAGATGGAAGTGAGATACTTTTAGAAAGGATGGCTTGAGAAGAGTAATCTTACCTTCAATAGTAAATAAAAGGCTACTGAACAAAATGTTTGGAGATTAGCAAGTACGTTATTGATGCAAATCCATGGCATACTTAGCAAAGAGCTATAAATATCCCTTACATTATTATCAATTGGTAGTTTACTAACAGGCAATTGGCTTTTTGAATCTTAATTATAATTGTGTTCTGCAGCTTTAATTTAGTGTATTACCCTACCAGCTGAAATGataaacaaaaagcagtttaaaaggGGGAGAAATAGATACAGTTAATTAGTAATAAGCCCTTTCATAGCTTCTCCCTCATCTACATTCCCACCCTCTGAATATCTATTCAAAAATGTGAATGCACACTTACGAGAGCAGTGTCTCCTTTAAGTGTCCCAATTCTCTAACCACATTTTTTCCGGATGCTGTTAAATATCACAGTGCTTTGGGGAGATGGTTGACTCTAAGCATCAGAGtgaaaagcatttgtaaaaaaaatggggggagGAACAGAagttaattacagaaaataggGACTGCAAC containing:
- the LRFN2 gene encoding leucine-rich repeat and fibronectin type-III domain-containing protein 2 isoform X1 codes for the protein MEKLLCSILVFGTAVMVNACPKYCVCQNLSESLGTLCPSKGLLFVPLDIDRRTVELRLGGNFIINISRQDFANMSGLVDLTLSRNTISYIQPYSFTDLESLRSLHLDSNRLPDIGEDILRGLINLQHLILNNNQLSSISDEAFEDFLLTLEDLDLSYNNLRSIPWESIRKMINLHQLSLDHNLIDYITEGTFADLQKLARLDLTSNRLQKLPPDPIFARSQVIPLAVTPFSPPLSLSFGGNPLHCNCELLWLRRLDRDDDMETCASPPGLKGRYFWYVREEEFVCEPPLITQHTHKLLVLEGQTATLKCKAIGDPTPIIHWVAPDDRLIGNSSRTAVYDNGTLDILITTSKDYGTFTCIAANAAGESTATIELSIVQLPHLSNGTGRAAPPKSRLSDITSSSKSNRGETKGPPERAVLVSDVTTTSALVKWTVSKSAPRVKMYQLQYNCSDDEVLIYRMIPATNKAFVVNNLVSGTGYDLCVLAMWDDTATTLTATNIVGCAQFFTKEDYPQCQSMHSQFLGGTMILIIGGIIVATLLVFIVILMVRYKVCNNSQGKMSNVSNVYSQTNGAQPVQNGVLPQVNPKVVVRNELMEFNCQSARSSISSSSSSANSRDCDDYSLQSEQGTLSSKWRPPSRSKHNIDRLMGAFASLELKCQKKEEMTDSRTSTVARHSDKEPLLGQPESKFRSLLTLPLEGKTKRSHSFDMGDFATSQCCTYPKKITNIWTKRSLSVNGMLLQYDDNDLTGAKGTFGSSEWVMESTV
- the LRFN2 gene encoding leucine-rich repeat and fibronectin type-III domain-containing protein 2 isoform X2, coding for MEKLLCSILVFGTAVMVNACPKYCVCQNLSESLGTLCPSKGLLFVPLDIDRRTVELRLGGNFIINISRQDFANMSGLVDLTLSRNTISYIQPYSFTDLESLRSLHLDSNRLPDIGEDILRGLINLQHLILNNNQLSSISDEAFEDFLLTLEDLDLSYNNLRSIPWESIRKMINLHQLSLDHNLIDYITEGTFADLQKLARLDLTSNRLQKLPPDPIFARSQVIPLAVTPFSPPLSLSFGGNPLHCNCELLWLRRLDRDDDMETCASPPGLKGRYFWYVREEEFVCEPPLITQHTHKLLVLEGQTATLKCKAIGDPTPIIHWVAPDDRLIGNSSRTAVYDNGTLDILITTSKDYGTFTCIAANAAGESTATIELSIVQLPHLSNGTGRAAPPKSRLSDITSSSKSNRGETKGPPERAVLVSDVTTTSALVKWTVSKSAPRVKMYQLQYNCSDDEVLIYRLRQELYKNKKTKPQSQREAKLWKQSRG
- the LRFN2 gene encoding leucine-rich repeat and fibronectin type-III domain-containing protein 2 isoform X3; this encodes MEKLLCSILVFGTAVMVNACPKYCVCQNLSESLGTLCPSKGLLFVPLDIDRRTVELRLGGNFIINISRQDFANMSGLVDLTLSRNTISYIQPYSFTDLESLRSLHLDSNRLPDIGEDILRGLINLQHLILNNNQLSSISDEAFEDFLLTLEDLDLSYNNLRSIPWESIRKMINLHQLSLDHNLIDYITEGTFADLQKLARLDLTSNRLQKLPPDPIFARSQVIPLAVTPFSPPLSLSFGGNPLHCNCELLWLRRLDRDDDMETCASPPGLKGRYFWYVREEEFVCEPPLITQHTHKLLVLEGQTATLKCKAIGDPTPIIHWVAPDDRLIGNSSRTAVYDNGTLDILITTSKDYGTFTCIAANAAGESTATIELSIVQLPHLSNGTGRAAPPKSRLSDITSSSKSNRGETKGPPERAVLVSDVTTTSALVKWTVSKSAPRVKMYQLQYNCSDDEVLIYRKWKLLEML